One Corynebacterium appendicis CIP 107643 DNA window includes the following coding sequences:
- a CDS encoding type VII secretion-associated protein, protein MTTTDVAGRLAGTPSKPGGALLTVTVDDECIVFSGLANVHRYDQPSAGEIVSYIRSVLGENPQWAPVHLVAEEAELTRLVQAFGDYEVELTCETLDGEDDDSSGAGDDTDTHPATTEWEEVGEIAVRRPVLEPRRRERFGTSGYLLVGVVALVAAVCAATIWFVAGRGSGAEANVDGIGAAPPERSEDAVLPADMLGDEPEGEPADDPEPEQPKMEKVTLEQDGLSVELPVGFHLEPDGDMWRATGPDPDFRLQLAVDPLYGVPPEDVMRQVQKDIEDDPELHHTESDETGVRYEHALPDGSHALWSTWTDRDVQISIGCHTRTAPTTVQLATCTMANESARFTPPG, encoded by the coding sequence ATGACCACCACCGATGTCGCGGGCCGTCTCGCCGGCACCCCTTCCAAACCTGGCGGCGCCCTGCTGACTGTCACCGTCGACGACGAATGCATAGTCTTTTCCGGCCTCGCCAATGTGCACCGCTACGACCAGCCGTCCGCCGGCGAAATCGTCTCCTATATCCGCAGCGTGCTCGGCGAGAACCCCCAGTGGGCGCCCGTGCACCTCGTCGCGGAGGAAGCCGAACTGACGCGTCTCGTCCAGGCATTCGGCGACTACGAAGTGGAGCTGACGTGCGAGACGCTGGACGGCGAAGATGACGATTCTTCCGGCGCGGGCGATGACACCGACACCCATCCCGCGACCACCGAATGGGAAGAGGTCGGAGAGATCGCCGTGCGCCGCCCGGTTCTGGAGCCGCGCCGCCGCGAACGCTTCGGCACCTCCGGCTATCTGCTCGTGGGCGTGGTGGCACTCGTCGCCGCAGTGTGCGCGGCAACCATCTGGTTCGTCGCCGGGCGGGGCAGCGGCGCTGAAGCAAATGTCGACGGGATTGGCGCCGCGCCGCCGGAAAGATCGGAGGATGCTGTGTTGCCCGCGGACATGCTGGGGGACGAGCCGGAGGGCGAACCCGCGGATGATCCGGAACCCGAGCAGCCGAAAATGGAGAAGGTCACCCTCGAACAGGACGGGCTGAGCGTGGAGCTGCCCGTCGGCTTCCACCTGGAGCCCGACGGCGATATGTGGCGCGCCACCGGGCCGGACCCGGACTTCCGGCTGCAGCTCGCCGTGGATCCGCTCTACGGCGTGCCGCCCGAAGACGTCATGAGACAGGTGCAAAAAGACATTGAGGACGACCCGGAGCTTCACCACACCGAAAGTGACGAGACGGGCGTCCGCTACGAGCACGCGCTGCCGGACGGCTCCCACGCCCTTTGGTCCACCTGGACCGATCGCGACGTGCAGATTTCCATTGGCTGCCACACCCGCACCGCGCCCACCACCGTCCAACTTGCCACCTGCACCATGGCCAACGAATCCGCGCGCTTCACCCCGCCCGGCTAA